AGAATATTAGTCAGATTTATTTTCAAATATTGAAACcgtagaagtgaaattgacattcacagctacattaccccgggatttttacgttgaaatttattgcgtatcatcatcttataagtaaataaaattgaaaatttcacgccaatttgggggaaaatcgaaattgaatgggataaaaggagtttttttaaaaatcggctcggccaaaccgcctcgccttgcggcagtttgtccgcatagatctcgaaaaaatacgcaatttcaaaaaaaaaaaaacgcgtaaaacggacgtccgagcgcaaagttatgaccatctaaagtttgacgactttacaactagtttttgtccctatattttttagaattatatttatattcaaaataaagttatgtcttgattaaaaaataacacgcttaaatcaaaatcttaaaaaataaaacaccctaaagttttcaaacaaaacttacttcgggcaccttttcaacccctaaaatgacgatccgaacgtctacgtatccttgatgtattgggcctacattattgtacgcagaaaaaaatatcaggttctatataaaatattgacgtttcggagtcttgacacacgactaatcattggtcaaagtatgaaaaaaacactgagttttttcaaacaaaacttacttcgggcaccttttcaacccctaaaataacgatccgaacgtctacgtatccttgatgtattgggcctacattattgtacgcagaaaaaaatatcaggttctatataaaatattgatgtttcggagtcttgacacacgactaatcattggtcaaagtatggaaaaaacactgagttttttcaaacaaaacttacttcgggcacctttttaacccctaaaatgacgatgcgaacgtctacgtatccttgatgtattgggcctacattattgtacgcagaaaaaatattaggttctatataaaatattgacgtttcggaatcttgacacacgactaattattggtcaaagtatggaaaataacactaagtgttgcaaaaaataaagttggccaatttttttttgtactgtttatataacgcagtattttactgcgttatacaaaaaaaaaattggtacttctataacgcagtattttactgcgttatagaaagaatttttttttttggtacttctataacgcagtattttactgcgttatagaagtaccaaaaaaaaataatttttttctataacgcagtaaaatactgcgctatagcacttaacggctctgtctccgttagtgctatagcgcagtaaaatactgcgctatggtactttgataactttttttttttgttggggtattttggttcaaaatattttttgggggggcattttggttccggactcgatgaagggtggggttgggggggtgggaaatgaaaatgaagataaTGCGCACTATGCTATGTTTGCAAAAAGTGTTCAATTGACACATTATGTTAGTAGTTTAGGTGCTTAATAGGAACAATCCACAGTTCAAGTGCCTGAGAGGAAAATTGTGGCAAGTTTAAGGGCCTTTATATGTATTAAGCCTTGATTGTATATTGGTGATATTATTGAAACTGATATCATGCATCACATGCTTTCCATATTACTGTTGTGATGATGGTGAGGTGAATGATTAAGACACTCTGAGGTCTTTgctggagattgagagtgacagagagactcggaggtctttgccggagattgagagtgacagagagactctgaGGTCTTTGCTGGAGATTGAAAgtaattgatagcctccgaggtttctgccggagagcatgaGTAGTACACGGACTTCGCGGATcctccatgggtcatggctttgaggcactgcccttatcatgtgtgtacgagagtggagtgagagaggtgactattgcattgcattgcattcatctactcatatatttgactgatcatttggtCAATTATATCtttcttggttgatttcatgattccttacACTTTACTTGTGTATGATATGTGGGGTGGGGGGTGGGAAATGAAAATTAAGATAATGTTTTGATGCCTTTCACACTCCGAAAAGAGATATGGTGCACACACTATGTTATGTTTGCAAAAAGTGTTCAATTGACTCATTATGTTAGTAGTTTAGGTGCTTAATAGGAACAATCCATAGTTCCAGTGCCTGAGAGGAAAATTGTGGCAAGTTCAAGGGCCTTTATATGTATTAAGCCTTGAttgtatattggtgatattgttgaaactgatatcatgcatcacatgctttccatattattcttgtgatgatggtgaggtgagtgattaaGACACTCTGAGGTCTTTGCTGAAatttgagagtgacagagagactccgaggtctttgctggagattgagagtgacagagagactccgaggtctttgccggagattgagagtgatggagagactccgaggtctttgccggagattgagagtaattgatatcctccgaggtttctgccggagagcacgagtggtacacgGACTTCGCGGATcctccatgggtcatggctttgaggcactgcccttatcatgtgtgtacgagagaagagtgagagaggtgactattgcattacattgcattcatctactcatatatttgactgatcatttggtgaattatatctttcttggttgatttcatgattccttacACTTTACTTGTGTATGATACGTGGGGTGGGGGGTGGGAAATGAAAATTAAGATAATGTTTTGATGCCTTTCACACTCCAAAAAGAGGTATGATGCACACACAATGTTATGTTTGCAAAAAGTGTTCAATTGACACATTATGTTAGTAGTTTAGGTGCTTAATAGGAACAATCCACAGTTCAAGTGCCTGAGAGGAAAATTGTGGCAAGTTTAAGGGCCTTTATATGTATTAAGCCTTGAttgtatattggtgatattgttgaaactgatatcatgcatcacatgctttccatattattcttgtgatgatggtgaggtgagtgattaaGACACTCTGAGGTCTTTgctggagattgagagtgacagagagactctgaggtctttgccagagattgagagtgacagagagactccgaggtctttgccggagattgagagtaattgatatcctccgaggtttctgccggaaaGCACGAGTGGTACACGGACTTCGCGGATCCTCCATGGGttatggctttgaggcactgcccttatcatgtgtgtacgagagtagagtgagagaggtgactattgcattgcattgcattcatctactcatatatttgactgatcatttggtgaattatatctttcttggttgatttcatgattccttacTCTTTACTTGTGTATGATACGTGAACATACCTGCTTGTTCTATATGCTACTTGTcagtttccacttcttcatgcattatctaatcattgtcggtcTATGATTTTACCGGCACTAGTGTTGTaatgatactactcttgctgcactttttgttgagagcagagtacgatccaggctccagttctatGACCCGTGGCTGATACGTGAGGATGACATCCTTtggtcattcagggtgagctacttggtcatccgtggcccctgaaggatcCTCTTTTATTTACTTTTGTATTTGCATTCGACAGACAGTATGTAGCCTTTGGGCATTTTCAAACttgtattccagattgtatttagcgctcttgtaccctttgaccaggtTTTGGGGACATTGGGGCATTTTTAGTTATGAGTATTTAAGACTTTACACGGCATAACTAACTCTACTATATCTTTATTTTTAGTAGCTATAATTTAAAATAGTTACATTTCATAGCtaattataatatgttaaatacaacttATAGCTACTTATATATATAATGTAGAATACCCATATTACATTATTCACTTTCAACCTACCTCTCTcatctctctttcttcttctcaCTTTCACTGCTCTCTTCCCTCTTTTCTTCCTTCTCTCTCGCCCATCTCTTTTCTCGCTcaattttctctcctttttccccTCTTATCCCTTCTTCGCCATTGGAGAAGGGTAGCTGAAGAAATTAATGTTCTTCCACGGACTCATATAACCCCCAACTAGTTGCTAAGTGATACAAATAAGGCAAGTAGTGTTGCTTCCAGATCTGGCCCCCGACCACTAGTGTTGCTTCCACTAAATCCGGCTCCGTCGGCGCAtaagggttgttgttgttgttgttatgaaattTCACGTAGATCTGGCCGGAAATCGTCTCCAGATCTGTTCGAAACTAGTGATTGTATTCACATTTTTGAGTTTTTTTGTTAAATGTTTTTATTGTAATCATTTTTAGTGGTGTATTTGTTAATTATTGATGTATCTATAtttttatgtattcagttttaCTTGTTGTATTCATTAATACAGCGAGCtctttatgaatacagatactCATTTCAGGAATACAGTGAAAAAATTATcatattcatgaatacagtgaaaacaaaaattgaatacagccaaaaagaaaaaatgaatacAGCAAACATAAAAGTAGCTACGAGCTGTAAATCAGCAAAATGTAGCTATGCCAGATTTTTAACCCtcaaaatgtagtcatttatgaaattttccctagCTTATTTTCATTTAATTTTTACGCTTATTAAGCTTGGTTTTAAAGATTGGGAAAGCTGTTTGCCTACCCGCAGGGATAGAGTAGGTGCCACCGCGACCCGCGAATTGGTCGTGAAAGATAGCCGCTCCAATTAAGGGCCGCTCAATACAATCAGTGGCCTCAAGCCAAAATCAAACGAAATATCATAAATACTTTTAATAGATTCATTCTTTTTAAATTTACCATTTTAACCTTTTTAGATGCAAAGTTATAAAGTTATCCTTCTAAGGATTAATTCATTCAAATATTCTTTTTTCATAGACAAATAAAAATAATTGATTCAAAAAAATTGTCTTTAAAAATGTATATAAACTATTATAAACATGAACGAATGAACGGGAGGAAGGAAAATTAGAACCAACAGGATAgacatataacaacaacaacataccagtgtACTCCCACAAGTGGGGTATGGGAAGGGCAggatgtacgtagaccttaccctaCCTTTTGGGGTAGGGAagctgtttccggtagaccctcggctcaagagaacaaagcaagataaaaggaaaaagaagcaTGATATCAAGAAAAAATATAACAATAGGATAAACATATGTACTAATTAATGAGAGGTAGAAACTTAACACAATTTTCTCACTCATTTGAACAACCCAAACTAAAATCTTAGAAAAATAAAACCTTTTATTTATGATAATTAGAAAAATTATATATTATATAAGATTAAATACCATTCTCAAGTCTTTTAATGTGAATATTTATAATTTTCTTGTATAGTGACATAGGAATGCATTAGAGCTTCTTCCATACTATCAAGTTTTTTTTATCAATATCTCAAGTCACAATTAATTTTAGTTCTTTAACAAAGTCTTCTTACACGCACTATAGAATTACCATACGTATTACAAAGTTACATTAATATTTAAAAAGGTTCATTATTTCCTTATATCATCATGACGTTAGGCATGTCGTaaattttcttttcaattttttaagTTTTTAGTTAAATGATAGTAGGACTTTGTGTGATATTTTAGAGCTTTGAATTAAACTACTTAAATCTTAATATTTACCAATAAGATTTTTGATAACAAGAATCAAGGTATTGTATTGCAACACATTACCAACATTCTATTAACTCAAAAGAATTTCCAAGTTATATAATAAGACATGTGATATTGATCACTTTTTGCATACCAAGATATAACTATAAATATCATAGAAATGATTAGTTACATAATAATAGCACTCTTGGGGGCCTAAAGCTGATGCTTTAGTTTCCTTACTCTCGAGCTACCCATGACTCCAATCAACTCGAATATATTTACAGGCTTCTTTTTTATCGAAAAACAACTCATACAAACTGCTTCAATAACGTCCCTGCTTATACTCGAATAACAACACTGTGATAAAATATTTGCTATTGTAAAGAATAGGGAGGGATGACATGAAGCTCTATCACATTTCTCTATTATATACACCTTAATGGTAGGAATTTTAGAAACTAATCCTTTTCCTATAGGAGTGCGTGGaaattttaaaacaatttttctttTCCTATATATTTAAGGAATGCACGGAATTCAAAATTTTTCCCCTTTTTCTGTATGTTTGAGAATTGCATGAAAATTTAGAAACTATTTTTTGCTTGTTCTGTATATTTTAGGAGTCCACACAAATTAaagtaatttttttccttttacctCCTCTCACACATTTATTTCCACTAAAATATTTATTACCCTTTTGCTTCTCTTTCTTCAAGTAATGCATAAATTAGTTCATGTTAGAGAATAATCTTAAATTTTAAAATGTATACATAATATAACAATTAAAAAATTTAGGATTACTTAGGGAAGCTGAAATTAGAGGTTAGTACATGCACTTTTTAGGGCAAATGTaagacaaaagaaagaaaaggtctTGTAGGTACTCGCAATTTAGGAGACTGTAGTTGAATTTCCTAGTTGCTTGTCCTCCACCCTGTATTTTATAACTTTTCGGATCCTTGGGGTCCAAGTTTAACTTGGGTCTTCCATTAGTCCATCAAACTAATTTAGTTGTTGGGGCCGATATATGCTTTTCTAATTGTTTAAACTTACATGTTATCCCTTTAGACTCAGTCAATAGGAGTCCACGTGGATTGAGGCGAGACTAGAAGTGCCAAGGCATGACCCATGTGCCACATTGCCTACGGTTGAAGGCTTTGACTCAATCAGGCGACGGTTGAGCCATAGGCCGGGGGTCGTCCTACAGGATTCTTTTGAGTTACGGGCTGGGCATTACCTCCAGATTAGGTTTGGAGACTAGATATGTACAATTTTTTACCACTATATACCCCTttcccacacggccacaccaaaaacaattcatgaaaattaaaaaaaaattatttagaggtataaaataaataaaagaattaaGACACAAAATCTAAAAGTAAGTGTTGAAACAAAGTGCTACTGGATTAGAAGTTCACTTTGCTTTTCCATTTTATCATAGCAGCCTTGGAAGATAAAACGCCAAAAGAAATATTTGTATGCATAGTAGTGTAAAATTTGAACCCAAGTGAAAAGACTCTCAGTTTGTCAAGTTTATAATTACAGATAATACCACTAAAAATCAGAAATGTTATTAAGACTGAATAATTAAGTGGCTCCAATTTGATCCAAACAACTTAAATATGCATGAGTTAAAAGGAGGTAAAGATACTTATCCGAACCCGGTGTTTTTTTATCTATTGTTACATCAAGGTTTTGGGTATACTGAtactatttgaaaaaaaaaaaaggaaatatttTTCGTTTGATTTAACTATGCATAGATGAAAAAGTGCAAAACGAGAACTCATACAAACAGAGGTTGCAAAATTGCACCAGATTAGTATGGCAGCATAATGCAACTCTGAGAACCCACAAACTCCTCGAAACAAATAACTGAAAGTTGCACTAGACAGTATGTTCACTTTTTCTATGTAAAGACAACATAACAAATTTATATACACAACTTATTACAACAGGAAAAGTAAAGTGCTTTCAATTATCAACTCTGATGAAACATCATAGAAAGCTTATGTACACAGAAACTGGAAGGAGACTGAGAAGTAGTAGTTCCACGTCCTTCAAGCGAACAAATAAATCTAGAGAGAATTTCGCCTTCCATATGTCCTAGTGACAGCTCCAGAATGACCAGAAACCTGATTGTTGCACTTCGCCTTTAGTGAGTGTACCATCCAACAACCGTCCCTTCAATACGTATAATATACTTCAGGGATATGTGAAATTTTCCAAGAATCGGCACCTAGTTTGTCTGGACGCAATGTCATGATAAATTCATCAGGCATGTCAAAGAATTCAAGAACCTTCAGATTAAGGAGGCACTCGATTCCCGTTGGCATGCTTTCCAGCAAAGCACATCTCTGGATAACCAGCTTCTCAAGATTTGGTATTGCACCCTCCCCGATTGTCACCCGTCTTAGTCCTTCCAACTTGTCCAAATTTAACAGCTTAAGCCTTTGAAATTTCTCTTGCTCAAAGTACAGATCCTCTCCAGTGTATCCCACAAGAAATTCAAGATGGACAAGATTGGGAAAATCTTGGAGATATTTGAGTGGGTCTTCTGTTAAACGAATCCACCTGAAGTAAATTTTGACCAAGGAATTAAGATCTAGCATCCACTCGGGAAACTTAACAATGCGTCCTGTCAAATACAGGCGCTGAAGAAGAGGTGGAGGAGAAGACATGCAAGAAAGATCAAGAATCTCATGCTCTTCCGCCGATTTAAGATTTAAAGAGTGAAGCTTGCAGAGCCTTTCAATTGATGAGCACACAATCCTCCCATCTTCTTTTCGCAACTTCAGAATACAAAGTCGTCTCAGTTCACTCAACATCCCTACTTCTCTGAGTATGCCACTGCCAGGGGTTGCCTCAATATAAACTAGTTTCTGCAAGGCTCTCAAAGCTCCAATTCCTCTGAAAGCCTTAAAACCTGGTGAACAATTGTAAGGAAGATACGAATAGGATACATGGCTATAGACTAAAAGGTGACGGAGATTTTCAAGTTTTAAAATCTCCACAGGCAACTCAGTGACATATGTTTGCTTAAGGTCTAATATTTCTAGCTGTTTGAGCCTTTCAAGGGATCTTGGAAGTTTTTTCACAATGGTATTCCTCAAGCTTAGATACCTTAAGTGAAACAATTCGAAAACCGTCACTGGAATCATTTCTAGAGGAGATCCTCTCAAATCTAAAACTTTGAGCATCCTGGAGCTACCAAGCACTTGACTTATGCAAGACAAGGACTGTGAATCTGCTATACCAAATGTAAGCAAAGAGCGGAGTTTAGTGGCTGACCTTTTCACTTGTAGGTTCCCCAATGTGCCATGGATTGACAGGCACCGAGGTTTTTCAGGCCACAATACATTCTGCTCATCAGTAGTTGTAGTAAAGTTGTCATCTCTTGATTTTGAAAGAATAAGCTCACGATATAGGTCATGAATCCGTCCCAATTTCAAGCTACCGTCGTCATTGTACTGAACTGGATGGATCAAGCTTCTGTTGATGAGTTCATTCAGATAGCTTTCTGCAACGTCTTCAACTACCCTCCCCTCTTTTAGTTTCACAAACCTTTCTATTATCCACCGGTAGATCAGTGTATTGCGCTCAATTAGATGATTCTCGGGATAAATGCTCAAATACAAGAAACATGGTTTAAGATAGTAGGGGAGATCATTGAAACTTAGTAACAACACGATTCTCATACTATCAAATTTGTCATTGCTATCCAGTTCAGGGCCAAGGCTGTGATTAAGCATTCCCCATTCCCTAATATTAGTCATGTTCTTTGTAGCCAAAACCCCACCAACAGCCACAATAGCCAGCGGCAATCCACCACATTTCTTTAAGATGTTCCTAGAAATGTTCTCCAAGTTTGAAGGGCATGAATTACCTTGAAATGCCTTTTGACAGAAAAGAATCCAAGATTCTTCTGCAGACAATGTCTTCAACTCATAAACATAGCCATTGGTCTCTATGCTAGAAAAGGAAGCTACATTGAAAAGACGTGTTGTGAGGATAACACGACTTCCACTATTTACATCAGGCAAAGCATATCTGATAGCATCCCAAGCTTGAATGGTCCAGACATCATCAAAAACTAGCAAATACATTCTCGATTGCAGGAATACTTTTGCTATTGCTTTTAGTCTATTACTGTTCATGGTGCTTAGTCCTTCAGGTGCTGGCTGTTTCACTTCCTCGTAGAGCTGTTGAATCATGTCTTTCAAAACCTCCTCAACCTTGAAGGACTGTGAAACTGTTATCCAAGCAAGGCTATTGAAGTTTTTCTTGACTGCTGCATCCTCATACACTTTCTTAACCAGGGTGGTCTTTCCTGAACCTCCCATTCCTACCACCGAAACCACTTTAAGTCTGGGATCATCCTCCACGAGCCAACCGATTAGCTGTTGTCTGGGATTTTCAATGCCCACGAGCTCAGCTTCTTCTAGCAATAATGCATCACCTCTACGATCATTTACAGTATCGTAGGCACGGTTAGAACTTAAACCTTGCTCCGGGACATAAAATTTGTAATGGTACCTCTGATGGCCCTTTGCAATATTGCAGAGTCTTGATCTGATGGCTTTGATTTCAAAGACAAGTTTATGATGGAATTTGATGTTTCTGATTGAGAAAACTAATTTAGCAATCAGACAACAAGATCTACGGAAGTGATGATCATATGAAAAGAGCTTGGACTGATCAagaacatcctaaatgtcattgGCGACATCTCTCACTTGCCTAACCCAGACTTTGACCTCTGCATCTCCGTCCTCTAAAGCATCAGCCACACCAAGAAAGGCTATCATTCTCTCCAATTCATCTTTGATATACTGGATATCGTGCTTGACTCCCCGAAGCAGTGTTGCTTCTTCTGCTAATAAGTTTGTGATTTTGTTAAGTACAAAAACGACAACACAGTCTGCCATCTCCACCTGATCTTCGCAAGTGTCTATGCTCATTTGCTTTTGTAATAAAATTAAGAACAGCCCCATCTTCCTGGTAATTCTTTtgaagaggcaagaatcaaaacCAAACAAGTCAAGCTAGGAATATTTTATATTGTGGTCCCCTGTTTAGGCACTTTGTTAGTCACTGAAGCTGGACTTCTTTATGCATTAGGCAAAGGCACACACGCTTCTCCTTGGAAATTACGTGGACGTTGACCATACCAGACTAGAAATTTCAGAACAATTACGCCGAAAGTTTTACCAAATACAGCAAAGTTAAATTAAAAGGAACTTCGCTAGAAACTTTCGAAGTTCTCAATTTCTAAACTTACTCAGGCTTTATTCTGCTTGATCTATCCAAAAGGACTGAGAATGATCATGGTTTGACTTGGTGAAACAAAAGGTAAAGTCCCAAGTCAGGTTATAGTGGAGAAATAAGAAAGGTACAAAGTTTAAGAGGAAGACTTACACTTGGTTTGACTGAGACTGCTCTCTTGGTTACTGAAAACTACAACAGGGAGAAGAAATACCAGATAATGATGTTATTCTTCAAGTTTGCCTTTTCTACTTTGTGTTTGAAATCCTATCCTAGGTATGTGGCTCCAAAGGTCACCTTGTTTGGTGCTTCTACCAGTTGGTAATCAGATAATGGGTCACAAAGTCAATGCAGATCAACCGATCATGAACATAGAATATTCTCAATTGTTGAGTGGAAAATGACTCATAACCAATTCAATTGTTTCTTTTTTCATAATAGCAAGTATAGAAGTTGACACACAAAAATATATGTTTTTTGAAAAAAAGCTCACCGAGTACCATAAGAGAAACTACTTAACAGAAGTGGCATTGCAAATATTGATTGGTACATGTGAATGGTTTGACATCTCATTATTTAGTCAATCAAGTGACCAAAAAACTAGTGTTATCGCACTAGTCCATCATttctgtaatgacccgtttggtcattatagctcttttggcactttcgccacttccgaacattgattgactcacttttgacccgaggttgacttttaGGCTAACGGACCTTTTTCGTAGTTTCGTcaactccgagaggtccggatggttgtttagaacctgtatgtatggttggttcggttcccaatgcattttggtgcatttcaggactttggatgggaaatgggaagtaggcaccggtggttgactcggtcaatgagaccttcgttggaaatttcgagaccacgagtgcgttcgcagcgtatttttgtatgggtttaggtggtcgggttgtgagcagatggcctcgggaataacccggaTTTTCGATTGAAACTTAGAAAATTTATGGGGAAGGTGGTGTCTGGTTCCCGCAACAGCGGCACTGCTATGGCGGTGTGATGACCGTTGGGGCGGTCATGAGTGATTTAGGCTTTACCGCTGCGGTGGTGTCCCAGCAGCCGTAGCAGCACCGCTGTAGCGGCACTCCCTCCGCCGTGGCGGTCACGGGCAGTgacatttcattaaatgtgtcttgaataagtcttagaccctcattatttcatatctcgatattggagcttagagaaactgttcttggagacaaattgaggagattcttggaggtaaaactttgtccAATCTTTTACTCtttcttaatcacaatcatcttagaattcctccTTCTCTTTTACAATCCCTtagagttggaatttgaagaagggttttgagagattttcccttagggtcctatatgataaattgatgatgttgatgataaaagttgatgaatctaagcttagtaatcatatatctttcacttttaacgttgaatttcggatttggagaattagggttcatacccaatttgggggtttttactagaaattagatttggggataattcttgagctaaatcaacaattaatgatggggttatgattacctaggattcaatttggtattttacctgTGAATTTTTCGTTtctcccttgtgggcccgttttcccaatttctaaggTTAAATTGggcctaattgatatcatagcaatattagtttcattattcatgatttctaatttagaatttgattatgcttcgacttctttggttctgagcttcagaggaagggcaaggcgatagagtgacttgttggtgttgcggttcggcagtccaggtaggttatggtttacctttggtgagacttagtatagtgaatgacatatttagattatgatgtcggagacagcatgtgaaccttcgggtgtgaagttgggatggatattgccttaggttgggccctaat
The sequence above is a segment of the Lycium barbarum isolate Lr01 chromosome 6, ASM1917538v2, whole genome shotgun sequence genome. Coding sequences within it:
- the LOC132644137 gene encoding disease resistance protein RPM1-like — translated: MGLFLILLQKQMSIDTCEDQVEMADCVVVFVLNKITNLLAEEATLLRGVKHDIQYIKDELERMIAFLGVADALEDGDAEVKVWVRNIKFHHKLVFEIKAIRSRLCNIAKGHQRYHYKFYVPEQGLSSNRAYDTVNDRRGDALLLEEAELVGIENPRQQLIGWLVEDDPRLKVVSVVGMGGSGKTTLVKKVYEDAAVKKNFNSLAWITVSQSFKVEEVLKDMIQQLYEEVKQPAPEGLSTMNSNRLKAIAKVFLQSRMYLLVFDDVWTIQAWDAIRYALPDVNSGSRVILTTRLFNVASFSSIETNGYVYELKTLSAEESWILFCQKAFQGNSCPSNLENISRNILKKCGGLPLAIVAVGGVLATKNMTNIREWGMLNHSLGPELDSNDKFDSMRIVLLLSFNDLPYYLKPCFLYLSIYPENHLIERNTLIYRWIIERFVKLKEGRVVEDVAESYLNELINRSLIHPVQYNDDGSLKLGRIHDLYRELILSKSRDDNFTTTTDEQNVLWPEKPRCLSIHGTLGNLQVKRSATKLRSLLTFGIADSQSLSCISQVLGSSRMLKVLDLRGSPLEMIPVTVFELFHLRYLSLRNTIVKKLPRSLERLKQLEILDLKQTYVTELPVEILKLENLRHLLVYSHVSYSYLPYNCSPGFKAFRGIGALRALQKLVYIEATPGSGILREVGMLSELRRLCILKLRKEDGRIVCSSIERLCKLHSLNLKSAEEHEILDLSCMSSPPPLLQRLYLTGRIVKFPEWMLDLNSLVKIYFRWIRLTEDPLKYLQDFPNLVHLEFLVGYTGEDLYFEQEKFQRLKLLNLDKLEGLRRVTIGEGAIPNLEKLVIQRCALLESMPTGIECLLNLKVLEFFDMPDEFIMTLRPDKLGADSWKISHIPEVYYTY